A genomic window from Polaribacter gangjinensis includes:
- a CDS encoding transcriptional regulator, with protein sequence MLNTIITSKTRLRLLIKFFINVANTGYLRGLAAEMEENTNAIRKELNNLTEAGFLQKEEIASKIIYKANTVHPLFHILQQMVRKHVGIDVIVERVFERLGAVSKIYLIGDYANGIDSGIIEVVVEGVNLNEAYLDNLERKVASELNKKIVIHTTFLFEGKGLLVFQK encoded by the coding sequence ATGCTAAATACAATAATTACATCCAAGACACGATTAAGGTTGTTGATAAAGTTTTTTATCAATGTAGCCAATACTGGGTATTTGAGAGGTTTGGCAGCAGAAATGGAAGAAAACACCAATGCGATTAGAAAGGAATTGAATAATTTAACCGAAGCAGGTTTTTTACAAAAAGAAGAAATAGCATCCAAAATTATATACAAAGCCAATACAGTCCACCCGTTATTTCATATTCTACAGCAAATGGTTCGAAAGCATGTAGGCATAGATGTAATTGTTGAGCGCGTATTTGAACGTCTCGGTGCAGTAAGCAAAATATACCTAATTGGTGATTATGCCAATGGTATAGATAGTGGAATCATAGAGGTGGTTGTGGAAGGTGTCAATTTAAACGAAGCGTATCTCGATAATTTAGAGCGAAAAGTTGCTTCTGAATTGAATAAAAAAATAGTGATACATACAACCTTTTTATTTGAAGGTAAAGGTTTGTTAGTATTTCAAAAATAG
- a CDS encoding UpxY family transcription antiterminator, which translates to MNWFAIYTKPLNEIKVAQKLQAIGIEAYCPTITVVKQWSDRKKKVTQPLFNSYVFVKLNEKDRPLVFAIPGVVRYLFWLGKPAVIKEAEITAIRELLQQEYQEIRVSSLVPGSKITIEQGVFKGQLATFQEQQANKIVLILDSLGFKLVVHK; encoded by the coding sequence TTGAACTGGTTCGCAATATATACAAAACCTCTTAACGAAATAAAAGTAGCCCAAAAACTGCAGGCAATAGGAATAGAAGCCTACTGCCCCACCATAACAGTAGTTAAGCAATGGAGTGACCGTAAAAAAAAAGTAACCCAACCGCTCTTCAATTCCTATGTTTTTGTAAAGTTAAATGAAAAAGACAGACCACTTGTTTTTGCCATTCCCGGAGTTGTAAGGTACTTATTTTGGTTGGGAAAGCCAGCTGTTATAAAAGAAGCTGAAATAACGGCCATCAGAGAATTGTTGCAACAGGAGTACCAAGAAATTAGGGTAAGCAGTTTGGTGCCAGGAAGTAAAATAACTATAGAACAAGGTGTTTTTAAAGGTCAACTAGCAACCTTTCAAGAACAACAAGCAAATAAAATTGTGTTGATATTAGATAGCTTAGGGTTTAAATTAGTTGTACACAAATAA
- a CDS encoding SDR family oxidoreductase — translation MNNNYKILITGGAGFIGSNLCEHFLAKGHQIVCLDNFATGHKHNIAPFLENSNFTFIEGDIRNLETCKLAVNGVDYVLHQAALGSVPRSLKDPITSNEVNVSGFLNMLVAAKDANVKRFIYAASSSTYGDSENLPKVEEVIGKPLSPYAITKYVNELYADIFSKSYGIETIGLRYFNVFGRRQDPNGAYAAVIPLFVKKFMNHESPVINGDGNYSRDFTYIDNVIQMNELAISTRNPGAVNTVYNTAYGDRTTLKQLVQLLKDNLAHFDPKIAEVKVVHGPNRAGDIPHSLASIQKAKANLGYNPKFSIAQGIKEAVSWYWENLK, via the coding sequence ATGAATAACAACTATAAAATACTGATAACAGGTGGTGCTGGCTTTATAGGCTCCAATTTATGTGAGCATTTTTTGGCGAAAGGACATCAAATAGTATGTTTAGATAATTTTGCTACAGGGCATAAACATAATATCGCCCCATTTTTAGAAAATTCAAATTTTACATTCATCGAAGGCGATATCAGAAATTTGGAAACTTGTAAGCTTGCAGTAAATGGGGTTGACTATGTATTGCATCAAGCAGCCTTAGGGTCAGTACCACGTTCCTTAAAAGACCCCATAACCTCAAATGAAGTTAATGTATCGGGTTTTTTAAACATGTTGGTAGCAGCTAAAGATGCTAATGTAAAAAGATTCATTTATGCGGCAAGCTCCTCTACCTATGGGGATTCAGAAAATTTACCAAAAGTAGAAGAAGTCATAGGAAAACCCTTATCGCCTTATGCCATTACCAAATATGTGAACGAATTGTATGCCGATATTTTTAGCAAAAGCTATGGGATAGAAACAATAGGTTTGCGGTATTTCAATGTCTTTGGACGAAGACAAGACCCTAACGGAGCCTATGCTGCGGTTATTCCTTTATTTGTAAAAAAATTCATGAATCACGAATCACCTGTAATCAATGGTGATGGAAATTACTCCCGAGATTTTACCTATATAGACAATGTCATTCAAATGAATGAATTGGCTATATCAACTAGAAATCCAGGTGCTGTAAATACAGTGTATAATACAGCTTATGGCGACAGAACAACGCTTAAACAATTAGTACAATTACTAAAAGACAATTTAGCACATTTTGATCCTAAAATTGCTGAGGTAAAAGTAGTACATGGTCCTAACAGAGCAGGAGACATCCCTCATTCTTTAGCCAGTATTCAAAAAGCCAAAGCGAATTTGGGTTACAATCCAAAATTTTCCATAGCTCAAGGAATCAAAGAAGCTGTCTCTTGGTATTGGGAGAATTTAAAATAA
- a CDS encoding nucleotide sugar dehydrogenase, translating to MNKIAIIGLGYVGLPLARLFATKYPVVGFDINKKRIEELNQGKDLTLEVADDILQAVLVNENPFLCHPELVSGSQNGLYCSSDLSDIQEANIYIVTVPTPVDKNNRPDLTPLYKASETVGKVLKKGDIVIYESTVYPGATEEECIPVLEKVSGLQFNVDFFAGYSPERINPGDKEHTVEKILKVTAGSTTEIGKKVDTLYKSIIIAGTHLAPTIKVAEAAKVIENSQRDINIAFVNELAKIFNLMDIDTHAVLEAAGTKWNFLPFKPGLVGGHCIGVDPYYLAQKAQELGYHPEIILAGRRMNDSMGEYVASQVVKLMIKKGITVNGANLLMLGITFKENCPDVRNTKIVDVVSALDDYGINVTIYDPWANPKEVMDEYGLICHNKLDSKSLTIIKFDSIIIGVAHKEFFNFKFDSLINQKSVIYDIKGMLKNNVDGKL from the coding sequence ATGAACAAAATTGCCATTATAGGTCTCGGCTATGTAGGCCTTCCTTTAGCAAGACTTTTTGCTACCAAATATCCCGTAGTTGGTTTTGATATCAACAAAAAACGAATTGAAGAGCTAAATCAAGGTAAAGACCTTACATTGGAGGTTGCAGACGATATTTTACAAGCGGTTTTGGTAAATGAGAATCCATTTCTTTGTCATCCTGAACTCGTTTCAGGATCTCAAAATGGTCTCTATTGCTCTTCTGATTTATCAGACATTCAAGAAGCCAACATATATATAGTAACTGTACCGACACCCGTTGATAAAAACAACCGTCCCGATTTAACGCCATTGTACAAGGCTAGTGAAACGGTTGGGAAAGTTTTAAAAAAAGGAGATATTGTTATTTATGAATCTACGGTGTATCCGGGTGCAACAGAGGAAGAATGTATTCCAGTACTAGAAAAAGTTTCTGGATTACAATTCAATGTAGATTTTTTTGCGGGGTATTCACCAGAACGCATCAACCCAGGCGACAAAGAGCATACGGTGGAAAAAATACTCAAAGTTACCGCAGGCTCAACAACTGAAATAGGGAAAAAAGTAGATACTTTATACAAAAGTATCATTATAGCAGGAACGCATTTGGCACCTACGATTAAAGTGGCAGAAGCGGCAAAAGTAATCGAAAATTCACAACGCGACATCAACATTGCCTTTGTAAACGAATTGGCGAAGATTTTCAATTTGATGGATATTGATACCCATGCTGTCTTGGAAGCTGCTGGTACCAAATGGAATTTTTTACCCTTTAAACCAGGCTTGGTTGGTGGCCATTGTATAGGGGTTGATCCTTATTATTTGGCACAAAAAGCTCAAGAATTAGGCTACCATCCCGAAATTATTTTGGCAGGAAGACGTATGAATGATTCTATGGGAGAATATGTAGCCTCGCAAGTAGTGAAATTGATGATCAAAAAAGGCATTACAGTAAATGGTGCCAATTTATTAATGTTGGGCATCACCTTTAAAGAAAATTGTCCTGATGTACGCAATACCAAAATTGTGGATGTGGTATCAGCTTTAGATGATTATGGTATTAATGTAACCATTTATGATCCTTGGGCTAATCCCAAGGAAGTAATGGACGAATATGGTCTAATATGTCATAATAAATTAGACTCTAAGTCTCTCACAATTATTAAATTTGATAGTATAATAATTGGTGTAGCTCATAAAGAGTTTTTTAACTTTAAATTTGATTCACTCATAAATCAAAAAAGTGTAATCTATGATATTAAAGGTATGTTAAAAAATAATGTTGATGGTAAACTTTAA
- the rfbF gene encoding glucose-1-phosphate cytidylyltransferase, which produces MKVLILAGGYGTRLSEETDLKPKPMVEIGGKPILWHIMKIYSYYGFNDFVILLGYKGYYIKEYFANYFMHQSDVTIDLKNNKIEILNNTSEPWKVTLLDTGLNTMTGGRIKRVERFLNGEPFLLTYGDGVSNININELINFHKSHGKIITMTSSQPDGRFGALEIAKNNKIIDFKEKPKGDGSWINAGFFVCEPEVFDFINEGDETIFEQSPLKNLANSGQLYTYKHNSFWMPMDTLRDKIKLNDMWHNNSAPWKIWE; this is translated from the coding sequence ATGAAAGTATTAATTTTAGCTGGAGGTTATGGAACCCGACTAAGTGAAGAAACAGATTTAAAACCTAAGCCAATGGTTGAAATTGGAGGGAAACCAATCTTATGGCATATTATGAAAATTTATTCCTACTATGGTTTTAATGATTTTGTAATTTTGCTTGGTTATAAGGGATATTATATAAAAGAATATTTTGCGAATTATTTTATGCATCAAAGTGATGTTACTATTGATTTAAAAAATAATAAAATTGAAATTTTAAATAATACCAGTGAACCGTGGAAAGTTACATTATTAGATACAGGTTTAAATACAATGACTGGTGGGCGAATTAAAAGGGTTGAAAGGTTTTTAAATGGAGAACCTTTTTTGTTAACATACGGAGATGGTGTATCGAATATTAATATCAATGAACTAATTAATTTCCACAAATCACATGGTAAAATAATTACTATGACCTCTTCTCAGCCAGATGGAAGATTTGGAGCTTTAGAAATTGCAAAAAATAATAAGATTATTGATTTTAAAGAAAAACCAAAAGGAGATGGAAGCTGGATTAATGCTGGTTTTTTTGTGTGTGAGCCTGAGGTTTTTGATTTTATTAATGAAGGAGATGAAACTATTTTTGAACAATCTCCTTTAAAAAATTTAGCAAATAGCGGACAATTGTATACATATAAGCACAATAGTTTTTGGATGCCAATGGATACATTAAGAGATAAAATAAAGTTAAACGACATGTGGCATAATAACAGCGCTCCATGGAAAATTTGGGAATAG
- the rfbG gene encoding CDP-glucose 4,6-dehydratase: protein MFENIYYRKKVLVTGHTGFKGSWLVCWLLKLGAEVIGFSKDIPTNPSMFRELDLQSKITHYLKDVRDLSALIEVIKAERPDFVFHLAAQPIVSLSYLNPLETISSNVMGTANILEALRISNHKCTAIIITSDKAYDNIEQIWGYKENDFMGGKDIYSGSKGAAELIIKSYFNSFFNKDSCNVKLGIGRAGNVIGGGDWAKDRIVVDCMLAWSEGKSVEIRSPNSTRPWQHVLEPLSGYLKLGMTLYKNDTLNGESFNFGPKSEQNRTVQELIEDLSKLWAPMVTETFNITENIPFHEASLLKLNCDKALAYLKWQSSLQYQETIRFTGEWYFNFYRNNIDILEFTMNQIQEYEEIFKKNLF, encoded by the coding sequence ATGTTTGAAAATATATATTATAGAAAAAAAGTCCTTGTTACTGGACATACAGGTTTTAAAGGTAGTTGGTTAGTATGTTGGCTTTTAAAACTAGGCGCTGAGGTTATAGGTTTTTCAAAAGATATACCTACGAATCCATCAATGTTTCGTGAATTAGATTTACAGAGTAAAATCACTCATTATTTAAAAGACGTAAGAGATTTATCAGCTTTGATAGAGGTTATAAAAGCTGAACGTCCTGATTTTGTGTTTCACCTTGCTGCTCAACCGATAGTTTCACTATCATATTTGAATCCATTAGAAACTATTTCATCTAATGTTATGGGTACCGCAAATATACTTGAAGCTTTACGTATTTCTAATCATAAATGTACAGCTATAATTATTACTAGTGATAAGGCTTATGATAATATAGAGCAAATTTGGGGATATAAGGAAAACGATTTCATGGGGGGAAAAGATATTTATAGTGGATCAAAAGGAGCAGCAGAATTAATAATTAAATCTTATTTTAATTCATTTTTTAATAAGGATAGTTGTAATGTTAAGTTAGGGATAGGAAGAGCGGGGAATGTCATTGGAGGTGGAGACTGGGCAAAAGACAGAATTGTTGTAGATTGCATGTTAGCTTGGAGTGAAGGAAAGTCTGTTGAGATTAGAAGTCCAAATTCAACAAGACCTTGGCAACACGTCTTAGAACCATTGAGTGGCTATTTGAAATTAGGAATGACCCTTTATAAGAATGACACTTTAAATGGAGAAAGTTTTAATTTTGGACCAAAGTCAGAGCAGAATAGAACTGTGCAAGAACTTATAGAAGACTTAAGTAAGTTATGGGCTCCAATGGTTACTGAAACTTTTAATATTACTGAAAATATTCCTTTTCATGAAGCAAGTCTGCTAAAACTAAATTGCGATAAAGCATTAGCTTATCTAAAATGGCAGTCTAGCTTACAGTATCAGGAAACCATTCGTTTTACAGGTGAATGGTATTTTAACTTTTATAGGAATAATATTGACATTCTAGAGTTTACTATGAATCAAATTCAAGAATATGAAGAAATATTTAAAAAAAATCTTTTTTAA
- a CDS encoding dTDP-4-dehydrorhamnose 3,5-epimerase family protein, protein MISNIQGVIVSDLKQIYHEKGDIYHFMKRSEFSFQGFGESYFSFIKFNEIKAWKRHLKMVCNIVVPIGMVKFILIDFRDNSSTKGEKFTIILGSNNYKRITIPPGIWYGFKGLSEDVNLLNNISDIEHDPNEQENIPINTFNNISW, encoded by the coding sequence ATGATTTCAAATATTCAAGGGGTTATTGTATCAGATTTAAAGCAAATTTACCATGAGAAAGGAGATATTTATCATTTCATGAAAAGAAGCGAGTTTAGTTTTCAAGGCTTTGGAGAAAGTTATTTTTCGTTCATTAAATTTAATGAAATAAAAGCTTGGAAAAGGCACCTAAAAATGGTTTGTAATATTGTCGTTCCGATTGGTATGGTAAAGTTTATTTTAATTGATTTTAGAGATAATTCTTCAACAAAGGGAGAAAAATTTACAATTATTTTGGGTTCTAATAATTATAAAAGGATTACTATACCGCCAGGAATTTGGTATGGGTTTAAAGGTTTGTCTGAAGATGTTAATTTATTAAATAATATTTCAGATATAGAACACGATCCAAATGAACAAGAAAATATCCCAATCAATACTTTTAATAATATATCTTGGTAA
- a CDS encoding DegT/DnrJ/EryC1/StrS family aminotransferase — protein MLKLSKSVIGIEEINAVTKVLENEYLGMGENVKEFEDLLSAHFNTPAICVNTGTSAIHLALQAIGVGYGDEILVQSLTYVATFQAISATGAIPISCDVYPNSITIDLEDAKSKITSKTKAILPVHYGGGVGDLNAVYEFAKFHNIRVIEDAAHAFGTIYKNKLIGSFGDICCFSFDGIKNITSGEGGAILTNDINVIKKIKDARLLGVKKDTENRFAGKRSWEFDVEFQGWRFHMSNIMAAIGVEQLKKFQYFKEKRQNIAKLYQKQFKDNPNIKILNHNYDDIVPHIFTIQVVESKRNDLKKILEEENIPTGFHYYPNHLLTKFKIDNISLKVTEKLQHELITLPLHPDLKQEDILFITSKIINYLR, from the coding sequence ATGTTAAAACTATCAAAATCTGTCATTGGCATTGAAGAAATTAATGCTGTAACAAAAGTTTTAGAAAATGAGTATTTAGGAATGGGTGAGAATGTTAAAGAGTTTGAAGATTTATTATCGGCTCATTTTAATACACCTGCTATTTGTGTGAATACTGGTACCTCTGCAATTCATTTAGCCCTACAAGCTATTGGTGTGGGTTATGGCGATGAGATTTTAGTACAGTCACTAACATATGTTGCAACTTTTCAGGCAATTTCAGCTACTGGTGCTATTCCAATTTCTTGTGATGTTTATCCTAATTCAATTACCATAGATTTGGAAGATGCAAAAAGTAAGATTACTTCTAAAACGAAAGCTATTTTACCAGTCCATTATGGAGGTGGTGTAGGGGATTTAAATGCTGTTTATGAATTTGCTAAATTTCATAATATTAGGGTAATAGAAGATGCGGCTCATGCATTTGGCACAATTTACAAAAATAAATTGATAGGTTCATTTGGTGATATTTGTTGCTTTAGTTTCGATGGTATTAAAAATATTACAAGTGGAGAGGGAGGCGCTATTTTAACAAATGATATTAATGTTATTAAAAAAATTAAAGATGCTAGGTTACTTGGTGTTAAAAAAGATACTGAAAACAGATTTGCTGGAAAAAGAAGTTGGGAATTTGATGTTGAATTTCAAGGTTGGAGATTTCATATGAGTAATATTATGGCAGCTATAGGGGTGGAACAGCTTAAAAAGTTTCAATATTTTAAAGAAAAAAGACAAAATATTGCAAAATTATATCAAAAACAATTTAAAGATAATCCAAATATTAAAATTTTGAATCATAATTATGATGATATTGTACCACACATATTTACAATTCAAGTAGTTGAAAGTAAAAGAAATGACCTAAAAAAAATTTTAGAAGAAGAAAATATACCAACTGGCTTCCATTATTACCCAAACCATCTATTGACAAAATTTAAAATTGATAATATTTCTCTCAAAGTAACTGAAAAACTTCAACATGAATTAATTACTTTGCCATTACATCCAGATCTCAAGCAAGAAGATATCCTTTTTATCACAAGTAAAATAATAAACTACTTAAGATAA
- a CDS encoding acyltransferase yields MLLKRIFFGGWRRLRKYIFLPINISFCLFIFLFRELFFGSENSNNYLKIISQSSIIFILKIKGATIGKNSVIQSGITLHNAKNFSNLKIGNNCHIGKNCFFDLREEVLIGNNVVIGMQNTFITHLDMTNSSLSYYYPAKKLPIIINDNVYIGANCTILMGVIIEDSAFIASNALINKNVKSFTIVGGIPAKEIKKINGI; encoded by the coding sequence ATGCTCTTAAAAAGAATTTTTTTTGGTGGTTGGAGGAGATTAAGAAAGTATATATTTCTACCTATAAATATTTCTTTCTGTTTATTTATTTTTTTGTTTCGAGAACTTTTTTTTGGTTCTGAAAATTCAAATAACTATTTGAAGATTATTTCACAATCATCTATTATTTTTATTTTAAAAATCAAAGGCGCTACCATAGGTAAAAATAGTGTTATTCAATCAGGTATTACGCTACATAATGCAAAAAATTTTTCAAATTTAAAAATTGGTAATAATTGTCATATAGGTAAAAATTGTTTTTTTGATCTAAGAGAAGAAGTTTTAATAGGAAATAATGTAGTAATTGGTATGCAAAATACATTTATAACACATCTTGATATGACTAATTCATCTTTGAGTTATTATTACCCAGCTAAGAAATTACCTATTATAATTAACGATAATGTTTATATAGGTGCAAATTGTACAATTTTAATGGGTGTAATAATTGAAGACTCTGCTTTTATTGCTTCAAACGCGTTAATAAATAAAAATGTAAAATCATTTACAATTGTTGGTGGAATACCTGCCAAAGAAATTAAAAAAATAAATGGAATTTAG
- a CDS encoding oligosaccharide flippase family protein, whose translation MEFRELLKGTSFMMVTRFAQFSAGMVTTKISALLLGTTGIGIINQLTFLTQKMSQFTTLSMVEAVVKQIAENKYEKDVKEIISSAFKSYIILVSSFSLISITFLSIFSSDLTIHVFGEKEFISYFFIAIFTFPFLIITSIPFAILKGFRDIKLISRIRITIVFTNLVIAVPLIYFYKLDGAVAYIPISYIVDLILHLFIANKLYFNKLGINLNSIFKASFRTDFVKELFYFSGFGIIVGTYAIFSEFICRSIVVSQLGIDKLGLYAPIIMWGSMITGFLLPALSTYLYPRFCELKNNAQITGLLNDALRLGTLVIIPLLFIGIPYKEFIISIFYTKEFVLAAKFLPYHFLGLLFYVWWYGFTQAMTPTGRIKQHGFFQILYFSLDMLVTYYFVTNFGLYGWMLKHIISPFVFFWIYIVYANIKMEYRITRENIILMLFTLVSSVILIMLMNISFENFEINTLLGPLLLICSYFVLKKEEQLFIKKKLSVKKIKTK comes from the coding sequence ATGGAATTTAGAGAGTTATTAAAAGGTACAAGTTTTATGATGGTTACTAGATTTGCACAATTTTCAGCAGGTATGGTAACTACTAAAATTAGTGCGTTATTACTGGGTACTACAGGAATTGGTATTATTAATCAATTAACTTTTTTAACCCAAAAAATGTCACAGTTTACAACTTTAAGCATGGTAGAAGCTGTTGTAAAACAAATAGCGGAAAATAAGTATGAAAAGGATGTAAAAGAAATCATTTCATCAGCATTTAAATCTTATATCATATTAGTTTCTTCATTTTCTTTAATTAGTATTACTTTTTTGTCAATATTTTCATCTGATTTAACAATTCATGTATTTGGTGAAAAAGAATTTATCTCTTATTTTTTTATTGCAATTTTTACCTTTCCATTTTTAATAATTACAAGTATCCCTTTTGCAATATTAAAAGGTTTTCGTGATATTAAGTTAATTTCTAGAATAAGAATAACTATTGTTTTTACAAATTTAGTAATTGCAGTTCCATTAATTTATTTTTACAAATTAGATGGTGCTGTTGCTTATATACCAATATCATATATAGTTGATTTAATATTACATTTATTTATTGCTAACAAACTATATTTTAATAAACTGGGTATTAACTTAAATAGTATTTTTAAAGCATCCTTTAGAACTGATTTTGTAAAAGAATTATTTTATTTTTCTGGTTTTGGAATAATTGTTGGTACATATGCTATTTTTAGTGAATTTATTTGTCGATCTATTGTTGTTTCTCAGTTAGGAATTGATAAATTAGGATTATACGCACCCATAATAATGTGGGGAAGCATGATTACAGGATTTTTATTACCTGCATTATCAACTTATTTATACCCAAGATTTTGTGAATTAAAGAATAATGCTCAAATAACAGGTCTTTTAAATGATGCACTTAGGTTAGGTACATTGGTTATAATTCCTTTATTGTTTATTGGTATTCCATATAAAGAATTTATAATCTCAATATTTTACACTAAAGAGTTTGTATTAGCTGCTAAATTTTTACCATACCATTTTTTGGGTCTTTTGTTTTATGTTTGGTGGTATGGATTTACACAAGCAATGACTCCAACAGGGAGAATTAAGCAACACGGTTTTTTTCAAATTTTATACTTTTCTTTAGACATGTTAGTTACTTATTATTTTGTAACAAATTTTGGACTTTATGGCTGGATGCTTAAACATATAATAAGTCCTTTTGTTTTCTTTTGGATTTATATTGTTTATGCAAATATTAAAATGGAATATAGAATTACTAGAGAAAATATAATTTTGATGTTATTCACATTAGTAAGTTCAGTAATTCTAATAATGTTAATGAATATATCTTTTGAAAACTTTGAGATTAATACTCTTTTAGGTCCTTTATTATTGATTTGCTCATACTTCGTTTTAAAGAAAGAGGAACAATTATTTATAAAAAAAAAATTAAGTGTAAAAAAAATAAAAACTAAATAA
- a CDS encoding glycosyltransferase family 2 protein → MKINLSVPKVCVITLNYNQKDYTKDCINSLLKSTYLNFEVLLVDNGSSQENFTKLENELPNDNRLIISRLEENIGYVGGINHGLLKASEKDFEYFLIMNNDTLIDENAIKELIITAEKHNGNAIVSGKVYNYDEKDTLQYIGNVYSDRKGILDYKSPIKNRREKDVGQFDTEMEMAMTDDIMWVIPRKIFKDIGYYSDYFYLYGEQTDYAIKAQKKGYRLIYSPKAKIWHKGGITTTNGNKKSARIIYWTTFATLKIAKLHFTKNESKKFFRQWLLRMTIKRILYFFKRKENFTILKAHTLAIIHFCFWSKIKYTDNGYNPF, encoded by the coding sequence ATGAAAATAAATTTATCTGTTCCCAAAGTATGTGTAATAACATTGAATTACAATCAAAAAGATTACACTAAAGATTGTATTAATTCTCTTTTAAAATCAACTTACTTAAACTTCGAAGTTTTATTAGTTGATAATGGGTCTTCACAAGAAAATTTTACAAAATTAGAAAATGAACTTCCAAATGATAATCGACTTATTATTTCTCGATTAGAAGAAAATATAGGGTATGTAGGTGGTATAAATCATGGTCTTTTAAAAGCAAGTGAAAAAGATTTTGAATATTTTTTAATTATGAATAATGATACTTTGATTGATGAAAATGCAATTAAAGAATTAATTATTACCGCTGAAAAGCATAATGGTAATGCTATTGTATCTGGTAAAGTTTATAATTATGATGAAAAAGATACCTTACAATATATTGGAAATGTTTATAGCGATAGGAAAGGAATTCTAGATTACAAATCGCCTATAAAGAATCGAAGAGAGAAAGATGTAGGTCAATTTGATACAGAAATGGAAATGGCAATGACAGATGATATTATGTGGGTTATCCCAAGAAAGATTTTTAAAGATATTGGTTACTATTCTGATTACTTTTATCTTTATGGAGAGCAAACAGATTATGCTATTAAAGCTCAGAAAAAAGGATATAGACTCATCTATTCCCCTAAAGCTAAAATTTGGCATAAAGGTGGTATCACAACAACTAATGGCAATAAAAAATCTGCAAGAATTATATATTGGACTACTTTTGCAACACTTAAAATTGCAAAACTTCATTTTACTAAAAATGAATCAAAAAAATTCTTTAGGCAATGGTTGTTAAGGATGACAATAAAAAGAATTCTTTATTTTTTTAAAAGAAAAGAAAATTTTACAATATTAAAAGCACATACTCTTGCCATAATACATTTTTGTTTTTGGAGTAAAATAAAATATACTGATAATGGATATAATCCTTTCTAA